DNA from Brachionichthys hirsutus isolate HB-005 chromosome 3, CSIRO-AGI_Bhir_v1, whole genome shotgun sequence:
GTGCTGCTAATGTGTGATTTCAGTTTTCAGTCAGAAAAAGTTCGCAAACAGAATAGTTAGCAAGAATCGCACTCATTGGAAATAAAAGAGCAACGACGAGTAAAACTTTTACTTAACTTATAAAATAGCGAAGTGTGATAGCGGCTAAAACTCAAGCCAAAGGTCTGTTGACATGTTACATCGCcgaagctaatgctaatgaatGGTGGAGGGCGAGCTGCCGTTTAGGTTTTAATTTTACTTTAAACAGAACATGTTTGATAAACTTACCGATATTCACGATGTATTGATACTTAAAAACACCCAAAATCGCGATTTTGAACTCACGCGTCGGGCAGAGACACGTCGAGCCGAGCTGAATGTTGTGTGTTACACCAAAATATGTCCGTGCTGTCATAAACGTGACCTGCGAGAGGTTCCTGTTCGGCTTCGATGCTGTATTTATGCAGTTGACCACCAGAGGGCGCCCTGAGTAAAGCGTATGAAAACGCATCAAAATTTAATTTGTGCCACAATAAAAACGCTCATATAAGAATAAAGTAATTAATCGAATGCAATTCAACACATTATGtggaaatgtattattattatttttttttaaacattggaCTTTGAACTTTCTGAATTTTAAACAGGCTGAAACTCTTACTACAACTCATCTGGTTTTTACATTAGTGGACGACTGTGGAAAAGTAAAGCAACCAAAACAcgaagcaagggggggggggggggtcaaaatgCATTACGACGCTTTATTATGATTAAACGGagtcaatccccccccccactcatcaCGCATGAGATCATCTGAGGTCCTCAGTGTCTCTCAGTCCCGCGAACAGGACGAGATTCAGCGTGGAAATGAAACCCAAAGAGCCACGACTGACTGGGAAACACGCACCGGCTGCAGCCGAATGAGATTCTAGGTAAAATACTTACATATATTTGCTTTATTGTGattattataaaacattttttactcATTTATGAGAGTTCTGATGTGAAGATGCAGGAAAAGGTTTCAGACTCAATGGAACTTTTTACAATTCATTCTGGCTTTACATGAATTTACATCTTTGAACTGGTGCATTTATTCTTTCCCATTACTAAACCAAGGAGCCGTGTGATTGGACTCATTTAAATACCAGTTGGACAGTGTGAGCGCAGCTTTCCTGATGTGGCGAGCGGAGCAAGatgcacaaagaaaataaagcaggCGACTGTTCGTGCGTTGCAGCAACCGAATTCTGTGCATTTCAGTCGTTTGCTTTTTTTCCGCTAGGATGGAAACGTTGCTGAGGAAAGGAGCGGCGCTCTTTCTGCTGATGGCTCTTCTGCACGCCGCCGCAGGCCAGAGGAGGACGACTAGACGCAGGGCGTACAGCAGGCTGGATGATGGAGGAGGACGTGGTACGCTCGAAGCATGAACTTTATTGTGAAGGGATTTCAGTGTATCTGCAGCGGCCTGTTTCTGACTGACTTGAGATTGTTCGAATGGCAATTCAGATGATTTTGCATCAACGTAAGACCAAAACCAGTAAAGTCATGCATTTCAGGGATTTTTTGGCATAAAAGCTGaattttttctgtttgttttttgtgactTTCAGTGTAGCAGCGATGCATTTCCCCAGTATTTTCAGCATATTACGAGTTTcatgtttttgccagcattcATTAAACACAGTGGAAAGATGTCgtgtgggtaaaaaaaaaaagcgtcacTTTCCTAAATGATGCTAAAACTACTTTGTGAAACTTGTTTTGATGCCGTTTCCCTGGAGACAGGAACGCTGAAGAGATTTTTTATCTGATCTGGCGCAGATTATGTCCCGTCAGAAACCGTTTCTGTCGCCAAACAACATTTGCATAAAGGAAACGCCCGTTAAAGCAGTTTGAGCTCCGGTCGTGGCCGTCGGGCGACGCGGCCGCACCCTTCATCGCTTTCTCCTCTGCCAGGCTCCACGTGTTCGCTGGAGGTGGCCTTCATCCTGGACAGCTCGGAGAGCGCCACGCTGTCGCTGTTTGACCGGCAGAAGTCCTTCGTGTTGAGCTTCAGCACCCGCCTCGCCGGGCTGCAGGTGCCCGGCTGGACGCTGCAGGTACGAATGGCTGCTCTTCAGTTCAGCAGCAGCGTGTCCGTCGAGCGCCGCCTCTCCGACTGGAAGGGCCTGGACTCGTTTCAAAGTCGGGTCGGCGCCATGAAATACATCGGCCACGGCACCTACACCGCCTACGCCATCGCCAACGCCACGCAGCTGCTGGCGCGAGAGACGCCGGCGGGCGGCGTCAAGGTGGTGGTGCTGATGACCGACGGGGTCGACCATCCGCGCGGCCCCGATGCGATTACAGCGGCGGCAGAGGCCAAAGGTCACGGCATCAGGTTCTTCACCCTCGGCTTGTCGGACATCGGCCGGCAGAATCGGAATCGCGCCAAGCTGCGCGCCATCGCCAGCGCGCCCGCTCAGCAGTTCGTCCACAGCTTCCTGAACccggagctggaggagaagctgctgaacgAGATGGTGAGCGGCCCTCGCAGAGAGCAGGTGTAGATTTCCATAAAAGGAaaccatttaaatattttgtttcttcCAGGGCGCCGTCGCGTTAGACGAGGTGAGTTCTCCCAGCGGTTCCGTTTCCGGGTGTTTACTGTAAACGGTGGAATGGACGCCGTGGTCTTCTGCCGGTTAGTGTCCGCAGGCTCAGGTGTGTCCGTGCGAAAGAGGACTCAAAGGCCCGCCAGGAAGTCCAGTGAGTACTTTAGAGCACCTAAAGTCAGTCAGCAGAGCCCGAACGAGCTCTAACTCTTCACCTTCTGCTCTTTGAATGATGCAACCAGGGTAGAAAAGGGGACCCGGGCTTCAGGGGGCTGCCGGGTCTAAGAGGGGCGAGGGTGAGTCGCGCCGCATGTCCCGACGTCGAGTCCGAGCTCACGTAGCTCACGGCGAGTCGCTTTCTGCTTCTCAGGGAGAGCCCGGCCTGAACGGTCAACCAGGAAGCGGCGGTCCAGAGGTGAAAATAAATCCTCCGTGACTACCGAGCTCGTCTTCGTGGATGAACAGCAGATCTAAAAAGCCTTCCGTCTCCCACAGGGTCGCCCCGGTTACAAGGGCAACAAGGCGGGTGGCGTTCGGCGCCGGCGTCGCGTCCATTCACGTCAGAGGGAAATGAGCGTGTAAAGTTCTGGTTGCTTCTTCCAGGGGGAGCGAGGCGACTGCGGCACCCCGGGGGGAAAGGGCGACGCCGTACGATCATTAACAACCgattatttttcatcaataACTCAGATTTGGCCCTGATGATGAATGAAGTGTCATTTTTTTAGGGTCTGGAGGGGCATCCGGGACCGCGGGGACCAAAAGGAGAACAGGTAAAGCGCAAATAGCACTGTTTGAGGCACATGCCGAGTAGATCTGCTGCTCGATGAGAAGTTTGAATCTCCAAATATTAGCATTTATatgcatgttagcatgttagctctCATTTTCATGgttctttaattattattatttgatttttagcccctcctccttcacccCACCGAACGCCCAGCAGACAAATTATTCCACTAATGTGCACTAATGGAATGTGAATATTGGATTATAAGTAATCCCGACACTAACGTGGGAGTGAATCCAGGCTTGCAGGATATTATTCTTTTACGGGAGCAGACTTTGTGTTGTGGGATTAGagcagggaccccccccccgggtacCGTGGGCTCGGCCTGAGAATGGGAGGACAGGAGACGCGTGAATGTTGCTTTTGATCCTGCCGTGTTTGTCCCCGTGTGGCGGCGggctgcttttaacctgcagtGCGGGGCTCGGTTTAAAGTCAGACGTCACCGCTTTGTGGATTCCAGATCAATAtcgtgaaataaaataaatctcacaGGTTGTTCGTTTGGGTAAAAAGAGCTGTGTAAGAtttaaacttttgttttgtAGGGTGTGAAAGGACCACCTGGAGATTTGGGTGCAGAGGGTCCAGTGGGACCTAAAGTAagtccccccgcccccccccccccctcccgagaCCTTCAACATGCACCGAATCCTCACGGCCGTCTGTCTtcaataataatgaatagtACTGAGACTTTGTGTTTTATGAGGCGTTACATGTCGGAACTATTCCTTCTTCCACCTGAGCATCATCTCCactggttgcctggcaacctCGGTGAGAAACGGTTAAATCATATATTTGATTTCAAGAGCACCGAAGAGAAATTCGATACTTTCTGAAAAGCACGAGTTCTCGGGTCAATGAAAGGATCTATTGATTTGATATCATCTCTGGATTTGGTCGTGCTCGGAACAgggacccccccctccacgaCCTTTGTGAAAAAAACGACCTTTAAAATCGGTGCAAGAGGATAATAAGATGCCGAAGCCGCCGTCGCCACGGAGCGTTTCAACAAAGGCGTCTTTACACTGAGGGAATATTATGGGATTTACAGCTCATCCTGGAAAATCCCAGACTTTAATAAAGCATTTTATAAAATGAACAAGAGTTCTTTATTTCGGCTCTTTATTTCCTAAATGCCATTAAAGAAAAGGCGACTACAGTCCATTTGGCCTCGCTCATGAAGAATACGAGTTGTTACTCAGATTGTAAGTAAATAATGttacagaataaaataatatgtttgtgttgttaGCATCttaaagcgggggggggggggggcaattgaTAATTCTGCAGCATCCAAgcttaaaaaggaaaatatgtgatttgatttgtttggcATTTTGTTGAATTGTTTGCAGGCTTCATCCTAATACatgcaaatgtgtttgtttgtttgtcatttaCTGTCCTCAGGGGGACAGGGGGCCCAGCGGAGCTTTGGGACCGCCAGGGGACATCGGTATCGGATTCCCAGGAGCCAaggtcacataaaaaaaagtttttaaaatactCTATAATTGTCTGTCTCGGGTGTATTACTCTGAATCTATGCAAACCTAGaataattttatttacattaaatgtatttattaaagaGTGACGACACTCTTGACGCTTTCAGGGTGAAAAGGGCATTCAGGGAGGACCCGGTCCGGTTGGTCCGGTCGGTCTGGGAGAACCAGGATTACCAGTGAGTGTGAAAATGCTCTTTTATTAATACTGGTGCGACTGGATCTTGTTTCCTGTCTGAGTTTTATTTAGTCCCGGAGATCCAACATGACAAACGCGTTTAGGCTTCACTCACTCCCATCCAAGATTCTGGTAAAATGATGTTGTGAATAATTTCTGAAGCGCTGCTTCCACCTGGAGGACCAAAATGTAACTTCATaccgcagcacacacacacacacacacagtgtctggGCGGTCGTCTCTAAGCCATTAGCTACTCTTTCATATTTTAATGATGCCTTGAAATGTCCAGGTTTTATTAAGCACTTTTGTTTCAGGGTCCCCCAGGAAATGCAGGAATACGAGGGAACCCTGGACCCCCTGGAGAAGAGTTTCCAGGACCGAAGGTGGGTTCAGGGTTCCTGTGATTGGAGGGGACACTTCTCAGTAGAACAATGAATGAAAtagaaatcaataaatgtgctggTTGGTGGGTctgttggtcggtcggtcggtggGTCGGTCGGTGGTATGTTGTGAACACCTCTTCGAGAACAGAGAGCTCTCTACAGTCATGCCATGACTCTCTTTTGCTTTAGGGTGATCGCGGATACGACGGCCCCAGAGGGAATCGTGGGCTTCCTGGTGTTGGGGTCAAAGGTGACAAGGTAAGCGTTAGGGTCAGGCTCCGAGTTGATTTGTTTCCCACCTTTATGAAGTGACTCTTCTCTTGTCGCAGGGTAATCCCGGGCCGCCTGGGACTTCGGGTCCCGTCGGCGTTCCTGGTGTAGGAATTCAAGGAGAGAAGGTTAGTGCAGCTGCTACCTGAGCTCAAAGTGAAGGGAAGAGACGAGAATCAGCAGGACGTCCCACCTggtcttctttcttttcaacACCATCTACTTGTTCACAGGGTGATTTAGGCCCAGTTGGACCTTCAGGCCCAAGAGGACTTCCGAGTATTGGAATACCTGGACCAAAGGTAGGATTGGGAGATCAATGGTGGCGTGGAGACACGTTGCTGTTATATTACAAAATGTTATCTTTGATTAATAATAGACGACGCTATTAAATTCAATTATAAGTCAGGCTGCAAGTGAAAACACTGAATCTGGATCTGCAGGGGAACCTTGGGGTCCGAGGAGACCCTGGACCTGCTGGTGAAGGAGGTGTTGGACAGCTAGGACCCAAAGTAAGTGCGCTGTTGACTAACTTATCCTCCTGCTTTGTTGTATACAATACCAAACTATAAAGCAGAACCTGAGtggaaaggtcaaaggtcagagagcCCAGTgccattattattgtttttccatttttccaaCCAAACCTGTCTCACAATGCTTTTCTCTCTGAGGGTGACCCGGGGTCGGAGGGGTTACCAGGTGTACCGGGTCAGCCAGGGGACGACGGAGCGCCGGGACAGAAGGTGACATCGTTACCGAAACCTGTTTACCTGCCTCTgttgttagccgttagccgtgcTGTTTTTCTCATCCCATTTATGACAAGCTTTTCTTACCAGTCTTTCTTCATTAACTGCTACCACATGAGGACAGGGTGGCATCGGGTTACCGGGGCCCCGGGGTCCTGATGGTGCTCCTGGCAAAGGCACACCTGGGGAGAAGGTAATAGATATTACATGTAATAAGAACAAAACCGATGATTCGGAGGATTGCTTTGGGAGAGCATGATCGTCGGCTTCCTTTTATTGTGACAGGGAGACAAAGGGGTCAGGGGGACCAGAGGCCAGCCGGGTCCAGTCGGTCCCGTTGGGACAACGGGGGCGAAGGTAAGTGCAGCGTGTCATTGGTCAGGGTTGAGATAGAAACCACAAAAGATATTTTAGTCGTAACCAATTTGTCTGATTCAGGGGGATCCGGGAATTAAAGGACCACCAGGACAACCCGGACTATCAGGACGGGGTACACCCGGCGCCAAGGTAAGCCCGTGTGCTCCAAACATCGGCAGCTGAACCTGATAACAACAACGACGTTGGTCCTTTCCTACTTCTCTCAGGGAGAAACGGGTCCACAAGGTCTACCTGGAGCCGTGGGACAGCCGGGCGTGTTTCTGCCCGGACCCAAAGTGAGTCCGTCCCCGTTTCACCGTTCCCCTCGTCTGAGAAGGCGCCGATAAAAGTAGGAGGCTTTGCTTTGCAGGGCGACCGAGGGTCCCCGGGCCCTGCCGGGTCACCTGGACCCAAAGGCGAAGGTTACCCTGGTCTTCCGGTGAGCATCGATCCGCATTAACCCTTTAGCGCTCGACACCCTGCATCGTGTAATGATTTCACGCTGTGCCTCAGGGGCTTCCAGGGTCCCCGGGGATGCCAGGAGAGACTGGGGCGGATGGAGTTGGGTTACCTGGGCCAAAGGTGAGAGTGAAGAAAACCGCCTCCCAATcacccatgtttgtttgtttaaaatgggggggaggggggaaaaccAATGGGTAGGGGTGTGGCACTACCCCCTAGTGGTAGCTGAGATAATGTGGATTTAAATTCACCCAAATGGATTTCCAGTTTTTAGGCTCAAGGAACATACTTTATTTCTCACATTAAATATAATGTGTACTTTTAATTTGTGAGTGAAGATGCAAATACACAATTACTggtatatttaaatgttttacttcctgatcagggagacaggggCTTGCCTGGACCTCTTGGACCTGCTGGACCTCCAGGGATTGGTCTTGTTGGTTCTAAGGTAGGGTTCCTGTTCTAGACATTGAGTTTTGAAACTATACATTTCTTCTTTATGACATCTATACTTGAGTTTCCTGCAGGTATCCAGAAAGACATCCACTTTCCTTTTCCTGCAGGGTTCCGTTGGCAAAATAGGCCCCCTGGGTCCACGGGGATTACCCGGAGAGGGCGTCCAGGGACAAAAGGTACCTCCGTCCACTGTTCCGCACACTCATGGACGAAACGTAAAAAGTCTTAGTCCACAAGAATAAGtacagagaaagaggaaataGCAT
Protein-coding regions in this window:
- the col28a1b gene encoding LOW QUALITY PROTEIN: collagen, type XXVIII, alpha 1b (The sequence of the model RefSeq protein was modified relative to this genomic sequence to represent the inferred CDS: substituted 1 base at 1 genomic stop codon); the encoded protein is METLLRKGAALFLLMALLHAAAGQRRTTRRRAYSRLDDGGGRGSTCSLEVAFILDSSESATLSLFDRQKSFVLSFSTRLAGLQVPGWTLQVRMAALQFSSSVSVERRLSDWKGLDSFQSRVGAMKYIGHGTYTAYAIANATQLLARETPAGGVKVVVLMTDGVDHPRGPDAITAAAEAKGHGIRFFTLGLSDIGRQNRNRAKLRAIASAPAQQFVHSFLNPELEEKLLNEMGAVALDECPQAQVCPCERGLKGPPGSPGRKGDPGFRGLPGLRGARGEPGLNGQPGSGGPEGRPGYKGNKGERGDCGTPGGKGDAGLEGHPGPRGPKGEQGVKGPPGDLGAEGPVGPKGDRGPSGALGPPGDIGIGFPGAKGEKGIQGGPGPVGPVGLGEPGLPGPPGNAGIRGNPGPPGEEFPGPKGDRGYDGPRGNRGLPGVGVKGDKGNPGPPGTSGPVGVPGVGIQGEKGDLGPVGPSGPRGLPSIGIPGPKGNLGVRGDPGPAGEGGVGQLGPKGDPGSEGLPGVPGQPGDDGAPGQKGGIGLPGPRGPDGAPGKGTPGEKGDKGVRGTRGQPGPVGPVGTTGAKGDPGIKGPPGQPGLSGRGTPGAKGETGPQGLPGAVGQPGVFLPGPKGDRGSPGPAGSPGPKGEGYPGLPGLPGSPGMPGETGADGVGLPGPKGDRGLPGPLGPAGPPGIGLVGSKGSVGKIGPLGPRGLPGEGVQGQKGEPGFQGTSGPRGPPGHGLQGDKGDRGFRGEKGRKGERGESGEAGAAGPLGRSGPKGEPGLTREEIIKIVSSICSCAATCRQTPLELVFVIDSSESVGPDNFKLIKDFVNSVIDRATVKRGGTRVGVVLYSHVNVVAVDLRQEATRDEIKSAVRSMAYLGEGTFTGSAIREANQVFKAAREGVKKAAVIITDGQADKRDVVSLESAVSEAQGSGVEMFVVGVVNESDPSYEEFRRELDLMASVPDSHHVYPIGDFGALPAVEEKLLSRICEDGAGRLFSSIPSSRLPPGVPEVSGEAREQPYRTDTPDFTGDHRRVHLAPGPPASHPHREPRPTRIVRPSSDSQRFPLFDWEPFRPVTEVVPVVHPTDHMVTGATRPNGPILRTPSQEQTPPPLAEAALVRXLQRTVSAAHCGLLLDPGPCREYVVKWYYDDVANSCAQFWFGGCEGNGNQFETEKSCRETCVKF